The Campylobacter sp. CNRCH_2014_0184h genome has a window encoding:
- a CDS encoding phosphoribosyltransferase: protein MYYYAYEEFQKEIIPFTRKIKEEFNPDVLLAIARGGMTLGHFLAEGMGNRNLFSLNSIHYEDTQKLDTIKIFNIPDLSSYEKVLLIDDIIDSGETMIEIKRVLMEKYPHLELKVASVFYKPSALLIPEFYIKEAKEWIDFFWSIKI from the coding sequence ATGTATTATTATGCTTATGAAGAATTTCAAAAAGAAATTATTCCTTTTACACGCAAAATTAAGGAAGAATTTAATCCTGATGTATTACTTGCCATTGCAAGAGGTGGTATGACTTTGGGTCATTTTTTAGCAGAAGGTATGGGTAATAGAAATTTATTTTCTTTAAATTCTATTCACTATGAAGATACGCAAAAGTTAGATACGATTAAAATTTTTAATATCCCTGATCTTAGTTCATACGAAAAAGTTCTTTTGATAGATGATATTATAGATAGTGGTGAAACTATGATAGAAATCAAAAGAGTTTTAATGGAAAAATATCCTCATTTAGAACTCAAAGTAGCAAGTGTTTTTTATAAGCCTTCAGCATTATTAATCCCTGAGTTTTATATAAAAGAAGCTAAAGAGTGGATTGACTTTTTTTGGAGTATTAAAATTTAG
- a CDS encoding NCS2 family permease produces the protein MDFFKLKEHNSDVKTEIYAGIATFLAMIYIIPVNANIMSNSGMPLEALIVATALVTIIATTFSAFFSNTPVAMSVGMGLNAYFTFSVCNTYQIPWQSALGAVFLSGIVFTLLSFTNFRIWVIKSIPNDLRKAISAGIGTFIAFMGLVQMGIITKSEATLVGLGDFSSTKVLFGLFGLFLVFVFWAWRIKAAFILAVFVSALCAWIFGIDGAKFPEQLLSLPVISGDNGLSAIFGKLDIKGALELSMIPIVLTFFVTQLFDSVGTITGVGSRGKIFDDPKQGEKKLGKTLGADAASSAMGAVVGTSTVTAFVESSAGVEAGGRTGLTALVTAICFVFTLFLLPVFKAIPANSIYPILVLVGVLMFMEVANINFKDKAIAVSAFFIIIMMPLTYSITTGFAFGFIAYLFMRIMQKEFDKINLGIIVLSAISLLVFLLQFL, from the coding sequence ATGGATTTTTTTAAACTTAAAGAACATAATAGTGATGTAAAAACTGAAATTTATGCAGGTATTGCTACTTTTTTAGCAATGATTTATATTATACCGGTTAATGCAAATATTATGAGTAATTCAGGTATGCCACTAGAAGCTTTAATTGTCGCAACTGCTTTAGTAACTATTATAGCTACTACTTTTAGTGCTTTTTTCTCTAATACTCCTGTGGCTATGAGTGTGGGTATGGGGCTAAATGCGTATTTTACTTTTAGTGTGTGTAATACCTATCAAATTCCTTGGCAAAGTGCTTTGGGAGCTGTGTTTTTATCGGGTATTGTTTTTACTTTATTATCTTTTACTAATTTTAGAATTTGGGTGATAAAAAGTATACCAAATGATTTAAGAAAAGCTATATCAGCAGGTATTGGAACCTTTATAGCTTTTATGGGGCTTGTGCAAATGGGGATTATCACCAAAAGCGAAGCAACTTTAGTGGGTTTGGGCGATTTTTCAAGTACTAAAGTGCTTTTTGGATTGTTTGGTTTGTTTTTGGTTTTTGTTTTTTGGGCTTGGAGGATTAAAGCTGCGTTTATTTTAGCTGTTTTTGTAAGTGCTTTGTGTGCTTGGATTTTTGGTATTGATGGAGCCAAGTTTCCTGAGCAACTTTTATCTTTGCCAGTTATTAGTGGAGATAATGGTTTAAGTGCTATATTTGGTAAGCTTGATATTAAAGGAGCTTTAGAGCTTAGTATGATTCCTATAGTACTTACTTTTTTTGTTACTCAGCTTTTTGATAGTGTGGGCACAATCACAGGTGTAGGCTCAAGAGGAAAAATATTTGATGATCCAAAGCAAGGTGAGAAAAAATTAGGTAAAACCTTAGGTGCTGATGCAGCAAGTTCAGCTATGGGAGCAGTTGTTGGAACTTCTACTGTAACTGCTTTTGTAGAAAGCTCAGCAGGGGTAGAAGCAGGAGGTAGGACAGGACTTACAGCTTTAGTTACTGCTATATGTTTTGTTTTTACTTTATTTTTATTGCCAGTATTTAAAGCCATTCCTGCAAATTCTATTTATCCTATTTTGGTACTTGTTGGAGTTTTAATGTTTATGGAGGTTGCAAATATTAATTTTAAAGATAAAGCTATAGCAGTAAGTGCATTTTTTATTATCATTATGATGCCACTAACTTATTCTATTACCACAGGTTTTGCTTTTGGATTTATTGCATATTTATTTATGCGTATTATGCAAAAAGAATTTGATAAAATCAACCTTGGTATTATTGTGTTAAGTGCGATTTCATTGCTAGTATTTTTATTACAATTTTTATAG
- the mqnE gene encoding aminofutalosine synthase MqnE produces MQTIIEKLENQERLNEEEANKLWDLELFTLGKYAQRIRTNLHGKKVYFNINRHINPTNICADTCKFCAFSAHRKNPNPYIMSHEEIMKIVDETVLRDTKEIHIVSAHNKNTSWQWYLEIFKMIKEKYPFLHIKALTAAEIDFLSRAFNMSYEEVIEKMLEYGVDSMPGGGAEIFDEEVRKKICHGKVSSENWLKIHKLWHEKGRQSNATMLFGHIESRENRINHMIRLRNLQDQTGGFNAFIPLVWQQDNSFITGKKPLGSVEILKTLAIARIVLDNIKNIKAYWATMGINLAMVAQDFGANDLDGTIEKESIQSAGGAKSSNGLSLKTFIEMIQSSGYIAIERDSLYNELKTY; encoded by the coding sequence ATGCAAACAATTATAGAAAAACTAGAAAATCAAGAAAGATTAAATGAAGAAGAAGCTAACAAGCTTTGGGATTTAGAGCTTTTTACTTTAGGCAAATACGCACAAAGAATTCGAACTAATTTGCATGGTAAAAAGGTTTATTTTAATATCAATCGCCATATTAATCCTACAAATATATGTGCAGATACTTGCAAATTTTGTGCTTTTTCAGCACACAGGAAAAATCCTAATCCTTATATTATGTCGCACGAAGAGATAATGAAAATAGTCGATGAAACAGTTTTAAGAGATACAAAAGAAATTCATATCGTTTCAGCACATAATAAAAACACTTCATGGCAGTGGTATTTGGAAATTTTTAAAATGATTAAAGAAAAATATCCATTTTTACATATTAAAGCCTTAACTGCTGCTGAGATTGATTTTTTAAGCAGGGCTTTTAATATGAGCTATGAAGAAGTGATAGAAAAAATGCTTGAATACGGCGTTGATTCTATGCCAGGTGGTGGGGCTGAAATTTTTGATGAGGAAGTTAGAAAAAAAATTTGTCATGGTAAAGTAAGTAGTGAAAATTGGTTGAAAATTCACAAACTTTGGCATGAAAAAGGCAGACAAAGTAACGCCACAATGCTTTTTGGGCATATAGAAAGTAGAGAAAATAGAATTAATCATATGATAAGATTGAGAAATCTTCAAGATCAAACCGGTGGTTTTAATGCTTTTATTCCTTTGGTTTGGCAACAAGATAATAGTTTTATTACAGGTAAAAAACCACTTGGCTCGGTAGAAATTTTAAAAACCTTAGCTATTGCAAGGATAGTGCTTGATAATATTAAAAATATTAAAGCTTATTGGGCAACCATGGGTATAAATTTAGCTATGGTAGCTCAAGATTTTGGTGCAAATGATTTAGATGGTACTATAGAAAAAGAAAGCATACAAAGTGCAGGTGGCGCAAAAAGTTCAAATGGCTTGAGTTTAAAAACTTTTATAGAAATGATTCAAAGCTCAGGCTATATAGCAATAGAACGAGATAGTTTGTATAATGAATTAAAAACTTATTAA